The Saccharothrix variisporea genome has a segment encoding these proteins:
- a CDS encoding DUF2182 domain-containing protein, whose translation MERLLLVVLLTLAAAAWALVVWQSRVMGGAEDMGAGLTMGMAAPLFLLMWLAMMVAMMFPASAPMILAFAGSQARRRATGGPSTPTWLFVLPYLAVWTAFGAAGYGIAVVGDALVGDSMAAADAMSRAAGGLLVAAGVYQLTPLKHACLVRCRTPFMFMLRYWRDGRWGAVTMGLRHGLYCLGCCWLLFLLLLPLGVMNVGAMVAVAALVFAEKALPYGDTVGKVAAFGLIGYGLFALSWPNALPTVM comes from the coding sequence TTGGAGCGGCTGCTTCTCGTCGTGCTGCTGACGCTGGCCGCGGCAGCGTGGGCTCTCGTCGTCTGGCAGTCCCGGGTCATGGGCGGCGCGGAGGACATGGGTGCCGGTCTGACCATGGGTATGGCGGCGCCGCTGTTCCTGCTGATGTGGCTGGCCATGATGGTCGCGATGATGTTCCCGGCCTCTGCCCCGATGATCCTCGCCTTCGCCGGCAGCCAGGCCCGCAGACGTGCCACGGGAGGTCCGTCCACGCCGACATGGTTGTTCGTGCTGCCTTACCTGGCGGTGTGGACCGCCTTCGGGGCGGCTGGCTATGGAATCGCTGTGGTCGGCGATGCGCTCGTCGGCGACTCGATGGCGGCGGCGGACGCGATGTCCCGTGCGGCCGGCGGCCTCCTCGTGGCCGCGGGCGTCTACCAGCTGACCCCGCTGAAGCACGCGTGTCTGGTGCGTTGCCGCACGCCATTCATGTTCATGCTCCGCTACTGGCGGGATGGTAGGTGGGGCGCGGTGACGATGGGGCTGCGCCACGGTTTGTACTGCCTTGGTTGCTGCTGGCTGCTCTTCCTCCTGCTGCTGCCGCTCGGGGTGATGAACGTCGGCGCCATGGTCGCCGTCGCGGCCCTGGTGTTCGCCGAGAAGGCACTGCCGTACGGCGACACCGTGGGGAAGGTCGCGGCGTTTGGCCTGATCGGCTATGGCCTGTTCGCATTGTCGTGGCCGAATGCTCTGCCGACGGTGATGTGA
- a CDS encoding DUF1326 domain-containing protein: MKGTWYESCSCKMVCRCNFGPAEPDQGWCSAVLGFAIDSGESNGVDLGGTKVVFHGELPGDFVGGIDKVVLYLDEAASPEQRDELEAIFQGKRGGVWEGVAGMIASFLPSKTVPVEVVGGDSPRVKAGDFAGFSMERLKSEEGKQAVLVHAPIAAGFAVDTQELATATGSASDPDLRAWETLGYGAAVPFNWSF, encoded by the coding sequence ATGAAGGGCACATGGTATGAGTCCTGCAGCTGCAAGATGGTCTGTCGGTGCAACTTCGGGCCGGCGGAGCCGGACCAGGGGTGGTGCTCGGCCGTCCTCGGCTTCGCCATCGACTCCGGGGAGTCCAACGGGGTGGACCTGGGCGGCACCAAGGTGGTTTTCCACGGTGAACTGCCCGGTGACTTCGTCGGCGGCATCGACAAGGTGGTGCTCTACCTCGACGAGGCCGCCTCGCCCGAGCAGCGCGACGAGCTCGAGGCCATCTTCCAGGGCAAGCGTGGTGGGGTCTGGGAGGGCGTCGCGGGGATGATCGCGTCGTTCCTGCCCTCCAAGACTGTGCCGGTCGAGGTCGTCGGTGGCGACAGCCCGCGGGTGAAGGCCGGTGACTTCGCCGGCTTCAGCATGGAGCGCCTGAAGTCCGAGGAGGGGAAGCAGGCCGTCCTGGTGCACGCCCCGATCGCGGCGGGTTTCGCGGTCGACACGCAGGAGCTGGCCACCGCGACCGGCTCGGCGTCCGACCCCGACCTCCGGGCGTGGGAGACGCTCGGCTATGGCGCTGCCGTCCCGTTCAACTGGTCCTTCTGA
- a CDS encoding MFS transporter has product MPVYPLYALLFADTGLSDGQISLLFAIWSTVAVVAEVPFGALADRFSRRWSLVAAGVLQACGYALWTAAPGFWAFAAGFVLWGLGGALVSGALEALIHDGLAAVGAADAFGLVLGRVTAVGLLAQIPAALIATALFTTGGYPLVGWVSVATCLGAALVATRLPETPRGEPESWLATLRAGLAESAAVPAVRRVVVAVAALTGIDALEEYFPLMAQDWHVPTAWVPVAVLVIPLAGAAGAALGGAGRRPGGAWRSPALLLALSALLLAAAGYLRHPAGLALVAVSYGFYRLVLVVAETRLQERITGPARATVTSVAGLGSEAVAYAVYATWVVGGTALVAAGILLAALLVARTVSPP; this is encoded by the coding sequence GTGCCCGTCTACCCGCTGTACGCGCTGCTGTTCGCGGACACCGGGCTGTCGGACGGGCAGATCTCCCTCCTCTTCGCGATCTGGTCCACGGTGGCGGTCGTCGCCGAGGTCCCGTTCGGCGCGCTGGCGGACCGGTTCTCCCGGCGCTGGTCGCTGGTCGCCGCCGGCGTGCTCCAGGCCTGCGGTTACGCCCTGTGGACCGCCGCCCCGGGCTTCTGGGCGTTCGCGGCGGGCTTCGTGCTGTGGGGACTGGGCGGCGCGCTGGTGTCCGGCGCGCTGGAGGCCCTGATCCACGACGGCCTGGCGGCGGTCGGCGCGGCCGACGCGTTCGGCCTGGTCCTGGGCCGGGTGACGGCCGTGGGCCTGCTCGCCCAGATCCCCGCCGCCCTCATCGCGACCGCCCTGTTCACCACCGGCGGCTACCCGCTCGTCGGCTGGGTCAGCGTGGCGACCTGCCTGGGCGCGGCCCTGGTGGCGACCCGGCTGCCCGAGACCCCGCGCGGCGAGCCGGAGAGCTGGCTCGCGACCCTGCGCGCGGGGTTGGCGGAGAGCGCGGCCGTGCCGGCGGTGCGCCGGGTGGTCGTGGCGGTGGCGGCGTTGACCGGGATCGACGCCCTGGAGGAGTACTTCCCGCTGATGGCCCAGGACTGGCACGTGCCCACGGCCTGGGTCCCGGTGGCCGTGCTGGTCATCCCGCTCGCGGGCGCGGCAGGCGCGGCCCTCGGCGGAGCCGGCCGACGTCCAGGCGGGGCGTGGCGGAGCCCGGCGCTCCTGCTGGCGCTCTCGGCACTCCTGCTCGCTGCGGCCGGCTACCTGCGTCACCCGGCGGGCCTCGCCTTGGTCGCTGTGTCCTACGGCTTCTACCGGCTCGTCCTCGTCGTCGCCGAAACCCGCCTCCAGGAGCGGATCACCGGCCCGGCGCGGGCGACCGTCACCTCCGTCGCGGGCCTGGGCAGCGAGGCCGTGGCCTACGCCGTCTACGCCACCTGGGTGGTCGGCGGCACGGCTCTCGTCGCCGCCGGGATCCTCCTCGCCGCCCTGCTCGTGGCGCGGACCGTTTCACCACCGTGA
- a CDS encoding FAD-dependent monooxygenase, whose protein sequence is MVRALIIGGGIAGPVTALALRKAGIDSVVFEAYPTGADDIGAFLTIMHNGLDALRAIDVEHVVVDHSFAADGVDVYDGAGVLVSENRWGNGVTGPRTLRRADLYRALHDELRAQGIAVEHGKRLVGVEGGVRAVFEDGSTAEGDLLVGADGLHSATRRIIDPQAPRPRYTGLNIFYGYAEGLEPTTPPGRYHMIAGSQGFFGHSTAPDGTTWWFARTPGPERHGGTPEDHRAHAAAFFADDTSPALEIIRAEGEIHASNAYDVPTTPVWHTDRVVLVGDAAHAASPAAGQGASMALEDSVTLARCLRDRAEPRQAFEVYERLRRERVEALVGMSAGLGANRSVSTNSFYAHHIEWGDPVQL, encoded by the coding sequence ATGGTGAGAGCACTGATCATCGGCGGCGGGATCGCCGGGCCGGTCACCGCGTTGGCGTTGCGCAAAGCGGGCATCGACTCGGTCGTCTTCGAGGCCTACCCCACGGGCGCGGACGACATCGGGGCCTTCTTGACGATCATGCACAACGGGCTGGACGCCTTACGCGCCATCGACGTCGAGCACGTCGTGGTGGACCACTCGTTCGCCGCCGACGGCGTGGACGTCTACGACGGTGCCGGCGTGCTCGTCAGCGAGAACCGCTGGGGCAACGGCGTCACGGGACCGCGCACGCTGCGCCGCGCCGACCTGTACCGGGCGTTGCACGACGAGCTGCGGGCGCAGGGCATCGCCGTCGAGCACGGCAAGCGGCTGGTCGGCGTCGAAGGCGGTGTTCGGGCCGTGTTCGAGGACGGCAGCACCGCGGAGGGTGACCTGCTCGTCGGCGCGGACGGCCTGCACTCGGCGACCCGCCGGATCATCGACCCGCAAGCGCCGCGACCCCGGTACACCGGCCTGAACATCTTCTACGGCTACGCCGAGGGCCTCGAACCCACGACCCCGCCCGGCCGGTACCACATGATCGCCGGGTCGCAGGGCTTCTTCGGGCACAGCACCGCCCCGGACGGCACGACGTGGTGGTTCGCGCGCACCCCGGGGCCGGAACGCCACGGCGGCACGCCCGAGGACCACCGCGCCCACGCCGCCGCGTTCTTCGCCGACGACACCTCACCCGCGTTGGAGATCATCCGGGCGGAAGGCGAGATCCACGCGAGCAACGCCTACGACGTGCCCACCACGCCCGTCTGGCACACCGACCGGGTGGTGCTGGTCGGGGACGCGGCACACGCGGCGTCCCCGGCAGCGGGTCAGGGCGCGTCGATGGCGCTGGAGGACAGCGTCACCCTCGCGCGGTGCCTCCGCGACCGCGCGGAGCCGCGCCAGGCGTTCGAGGTGTACGAGCGGTTGCGCCGGGAAAGGGTGGAGGCGCTGGTGGGGATGAGCGCCGGGTTGGGCGCGAACCGATCGGTGTCCACGAATTCTTTCTACGCGCACCACATCGAGTGGGGTGATCCGGTTCAGTTGTAG
- a CDS encoding ATP-binding protein, with the protein MRAVTLRLVGRERELDRLRAGVDALGRGRGAALVVEGEPGIGKTALVKAVCEDAAARGFRVCRGAGDELGRSLPLLPLLDALSTARSDPGATATAERLLARVDDLCADGPVVLVVDDLQWADTATVAVWRRLARLVPQLPLLLIGVLRPLPRTDDLSALRQGVERLTVGRLAEPAVAELVGVLSGGTPDDGLIALAGDAGGNPLFLVELVEALVRGGAIEVDATGTAHLTRDGGPGALPASLSAAIHDRIAYLSAEVRRVLVAAALLGVSFPVADLAAVLRTRVVDLLPALQEATVAGVLEDGRLGLSFRHPLVRAALYEQVPESARSAWHGEAARALAESGAGVDRVTRQLLAADDHVPEWVARWLDEHGATLVAHAPEAAVDLLGRVVVAPHATLRRGVLLAHLAEARFRLGDHHGAEAVALAGLEHGTLVDLHWTLAQCRSMTGRSAETLVEIDRALAAPGLSAGDRARLLVLAARAHWDEGSLDDAERLAVTAMESEDRRATSWALHVRTIVAMARGRMAEALPLFDRALAVAMGDPATADLRLLLQINQAVTLGELDRVEEAIASARVVRHAADQTGNTVRLAQAQSALGQLLLDAGHWDEALVDVDLLPDDLKHPMVSRCDHGVAALIHLHRGDAEGARRHLDTAGEAVPGHVVGSLALATSLELEQAGRVREALAVLVEGMDSVEDLLPDAVRLAVALGEDPSAAVARAAELARDLDVPHRRAVADYCRALADRDPVGLLRAAGSPAPDSLVPRGTDKVGAAGRPLLRATALGAAAVAFAERGDRTSARAALSRAVDVLERLGAEWDLNVLLARMRELGVRRGPHAKHRRAAHGWESLTPTELKVTELVVAGLSNRQIAERLVLSSRTVATHVSHVLAKLGVRSRTDIAREAVRHRVASG; encoded by the coding sequence GTGCGCGCCGTCACCCTGCGCCTCGTCGGCCGCGAGCGCGAGCTGGACCGCCTCCGCGCCGGGGTCGACGCCCTGGGCCGGGGGCGGGGTGCCGCGCTGGTCGTGGAGGGCGAGCCGGGCATCGGCAAGACGGCGCTGGTCAAGGCCGTGTGCGAGGACGCCGCCGCGCGCGGGTTCCGGGTGTGCCGGGGCGCGGGTGACGAACTGGGCCGCTCGCTGCCACTGCTGCCCCTGCTGGACGCGCTGTCCACGGCCCGCTCCGACCCCGGCGCGACCGCCACCGCCGAGCGCCTGCTGGCCCGGGTGGACGACCTGTGCGCGGACGGTCCGGTCGTGCTCGTGGTGGACGACCTCCAGTGGGCCGACACCGCGACCGTCGCCGTGTGGCGTCGGCTGGCCCGACTGGTGCCGCAACTGCCGTTGCTGCTCATCGGCGTGCTGCGCCCGTTGCCGCGCACAGACGACCTGTCCGCGCTGCGCCAGGGCGTCGAACGGCTGACCGTGGGCCGGCTGGCGGAACCGGCCGTGGCCGAGCTCGTCGGGGTGCTGTCGGGCGGCACGCCGGACGACGGGCTGATCGCGCTCGCGGGTGACGCCGGCGGCAATCCCCTGTTCCTGGTGGAGCTGGTCGAGGCCTTGGTACGCGGCGGCGCGATCGAGGTGGACGCGACCGGCACCGCCCATCTGACCCGTGACGGCGGACCGGGTGCGCTGCCCGCGTCGCTGTCGGCCGCCATCCACGACCGGATCGCCTACCTGAGCGCCGAAGTCCGCCGCGTGCTGGTCGCCGCCGCACTGCTCGGCGTGTCCTTCCCGGTCGCCGACCTCGCCGCCGTGCTGCGCACCCGCGTGGTGGACCTGCTGCCCGCCTTGCAGGAGGCGACCGTGGCCGGCGTGCTGGAGGACGGGCGGCTGGGGCTGAGCTTCCGCCACCCGCTGGTGCGCGCCGCCCTCTACGAGCAGGTGCCCGAGTCGGCCCGCAGCGCCTGGCACGGCGAAGCGGCCCGCGCGCTGGCCGAGAGCGGCGCGGGGGTGGATCGGGTGACCCGGCAGCTGCTCGCCGCCGACGACCACGTCCCCGAGTGGGTGGCGCGGTGGCTGGACGAGCACGGCGCCACCCTGGTCGCGCACGCGCCCGAGGCCGCCGTGGACCTGCTCGGCCGGGTCGTCGTCGCACCCCACGCCACCCTGCGCCGGGGCGTCCTGCTCGCGCACCTCGCCGAAGCCAGGTTCCGGCTCGGCGACCACCACGGCGCGGAAGCGGTCGCGCTGGCGGGGCTCGAACACGGCACCCTGGTCGACCTGCACTGGACGCTCGCGCAGTGCCGCAGCATGACCGGCCGTTCCGCCGAGACGCTCGTCGAGATCGACCGCGCGCTGGCCGCGCCGGGCCTGTCCGCCGGTGACCGCGCCCGGCTGCTCGTGCTCGCCGCCCGCGCGCACTGGGACGAGGGGTCGCTGGACGACGCCGAGCGCCTCGCCGTCACCGCGATGGAATCCGAGGACCGCCGCGCCACGAGCTGGGCGCTGCACGTCCGCACGATCGTGGCGATGGCCCGGGGCCGCATGGCCGAGGCGCTGCCGCTGTTCGACCGGGCGCTGGCGGTCGCGATGGGCGACCCGGCCACGGCGGACCTGCGGCTGCTGCTCCAGATCAACCAGGCCGTGACCCTGGGCGAGCTGGACCGCGTGGAGGAGGCCATCGCGTCCGCCCGGGTCGTCCGGCACGCCGCCGACCAGACCGGCAACACCGTCCGGCTCGCGCAGGCGCAGAGCGCGCTGGGCCAGCTCCTGCTCGACGCGGGCCACTGGGACGAGGCCCTGGTGGACGTGGACCTGCTGCCCGACGACCTCAAGCACCCGATGGTCTCGCGCTGCGACCACGGCGTGGCGGCCCTGATCCACCTGCACCGCGGTGACGCCGAGGGCGCCCGGCGGCACCTGGACACGGCGGGCGAGGCCGTGCCCGGTCACGTCGTCGGCTCGCTCGCCCTGGCCACCAGCCTGGAGCTGGAGCAGGCCGGCCGGGTCCGCGAAGCGCTGGCCGTGCTGGTGGAGGGCATGGACTCGGTGGAGGACCTGCTGCCCGACGCCGTGCGGCTGGCCGTCGCGCTGGGCGAGGACCCTTCGGCGGCCGTGGCGCGGGCCGCGGAACTGGCCCGGGACCTCGACGTCCCGCACCGGCGGGCGGTCGCGGACTACTGCCGGGCGCTGGCCGACCGCGACCCGGTGGGCCTGCTGCGGGCCGCCGGGTCGCCGGCCCCCGATTCCCTCGTCCCACGGGGCACCGACAAGGTCGGTGCAGCCGGACGGCCGTTGCTGCGGGCCACGGCGCTGGGCGCGGCGGCGGTGGCGTTCGCCGAGCGCGGCGACCGCACGTCGGCGCGGGCCGCGCTCAGCCGCGCCGTGGACGTGCTGGAGCGGCTGGGCGCGGAGTGGGACCTCAACGTGCTGCTGGCCCGGATGCGCGAACTGGGCGTCCGGCGCGGCCCGCACGCCAAGCACCGGCGGGCCGCGCACGGGTGGGAGAGCCTGACCCCGACGGAGCTGAAGGTCACCGAACTGGTGGTGGCGGGCCTGTCCAACCGGCAGATCGCCGAACGCCTGGTCCTGTCCAGCCGGACCGTCGCCACCCACGTGTCACACGTGCTGGCCAAGCTGGGTGTCCGGTCGCGCACCGACATCGCGCGGGAGGCCGTGCGGCACCGCGTCGCGTCGGGGTGA
- a CDS encoding PepSY-associated TM helix domain-containing protein → MIKSWRGLVLRFHFYAGVLVGPFVLIAALTGVLYAATPQLESWLYADELSVPASEQTVPLSRQVEAAVDTQPSATLVAVRPAPEPGMTTRVLFSSPDLGESEKLAVFVDPATGAVVGDLVTYGSSGVLPLRATLDGLHRDLLLGEVGRLYSELAASWLWVVALGGLVLWLTRRRSVTPKPALRRHAVVGLWVLVGALFLSATGLTWSKYAGENVADLRKAFGWTTPALKLSGSGDHSGHGSATPTAGTPSEVDAVLAHARAAGIDARAVEVTWPAGGGAWKVAEVERGWPTQVDSVAVHGGVIVDQVRFADYPLMAKLTRWGIDAHMGVLFGWVNQVLLLALGGGLVALVVLGYRMWWRRRPTRGFGRPVPRGQWRKVPPAQVVGVLVVAAAVGWFVPLFGLTLLGFLVVDALLGTRRTGEPKPVEHAV, encoded by the coding sequence ATGATCAAGTCCTGGCGCGGCCTTGTGCTGCGCTTCCACTTCTACGCCGGCGTGCTCGTCGGCCCGTTCGTGCTCATCGCGGCGTTGACCGGCGTCCTGTACGCGGCGACACCGCAACTGGAGTCCTGGCTCTACGCGGACGAACTGTCGGTGCCCGCGTCCGAGCAGACCGTGCCGCTGTCCCGGCAGGTCGAGGCGGCGGTGGACACCCAGCCGTCCGCCACGCTCGTCGCGGTCCGGCCCGCGCCCGAACCCGGCATGACGACCCGGGTCCTGTTCAGCTCGCCGGACCTCGGCGAGTCCGAGAAGCTGGCCGTGTTCGTCGACCCGGCCACCGGCGCGGTCGTCGGTGACCTGGTCACCTACGGGTCCAGCGGTGTGCTGCCGCTGCGCGCCACGCTCGACGGGCTGCACCGCGACCTGCTGCTCGGCGAGGTCGGCCGCCTGTACAGCGAACTGGCCGCCTCCTGGCTGTGGGTGGTCGCGCTGGGCGGCCTGGTGCTGTGGCTGACGCGGCGGCGGAGCGTCACGCCCAAGCCCGCCCTGCGGCGGCACGCCGTGGTCGGCCTGTGGGTGCTGGTGGGCGCGTTGTTCCTGTCCGCCACCGGGTTGACGTGGTCGAAGTACGCCGGTGAGAACGTCGCCGACCTGCGCAAGGCGTTCGGCTGGACGACACCCGCGCTGAAGCTGTCCGGTTCCGGCGACCACAGCGGTCACGGCAGCGCCACCCCGACCGCGGGCACGCCGTCCGAAGTGGACGCCGTGCTGGCGCACGCACGCGCCGCCGGGATCGACGCGCGGGCGGTGGAGGTGACCTGGCCGGCCGGGGGCGGCGCGTGGAAGGTCGCCGAGGTCGAACGCGGGTGGCCGACGCAGGTCGACTCCGTGGCGGTCCACGGCGGTGTCATCGTGGACCAGGTCCGGTTCGCCGACTACCCGCTGATGGCCAAGCTGACGCGGTGGGGCATCGACGCGCACATGGGTGTCCTGTTCGGCTGGGTCAACCAGGTGCTGCTGCTCGCGCTGGGCGGCGGCCTGGTCGCGCTGGTGGTGCTCGGCTACCGGATGTGGTGGCGGCGCCGGCCGACCCGCGGGTTCGGGCGGCCCGTGCCGCGCGGCCAGTGGCGGAAGGTGCCGCCGGCGCAGGTGGTCGGCGTGCTGGTGGTCGCGGCGGCGGTCGGGTGGTTCGTGCCCCTGTTCGGCCTGACCCTGCTCGGGTTCCTGGTGGTCGACGCCCTCCTGGGCACCCGCCGCACGGGCGAGCCGAAGCCGGTCGAGCACGCCGTGTAA
- a CDS encoding ArsR/SmtB family transcription factor has protein sequence MPADKLADLAALLADRTRARFLLTLLDGRAWTSSELATAAGVSASTASEHLTRLVDAGVLTERRQGRHRYVQLAGQREADLLEHLLAYVGPATTAKTLKATTASAALARGRTCYDHLAGRLGVAITDAMTTRNLLDDDLTLTPEGLAWLTDTLDFTPPTSRRPIAKPCLDWTERRSHLAGAAGAHICASLHAHGWVKKIGTGRAVKVTPAGEEALRDLLGLVPL, from the coding sequence ATGCCCGCCGACAAGCTCGCCGACCTGGCCGCGCTGCTCGCCGACCGCACGCGCGCCCGGTTCCTGCTGACCCTCCTGGACGGCCGGGCGTGGACGTCGAGCGAACTGGCCACCGCCGCCGGCGTCTCGGCCTCCACGGCGAGCGAGCACCTGACCCGCCTGGTGGACGCGGGCGTCCTCACCGAACGCCGCCAGGGCCGCCACCGCTACGTCCAACTGGCCGGCCAGCGCGAAGCCGACCTGCTGGAACACCTGCTCGCCTACGTCGGTCCGGCGACGACGGCCAAGACCCTCAAGGCCACCACCGCTTCGGCCGCCCTCGCCCGCGGCCGGACCTGCTACGACCACCTCGCCGGTCGCCTGGGCGTGGCCATCACCGACGCCATGACCACTCGGAACCTGCTGGACGACGACCTGACCCTCACCCCGGAGGGCCTCGCCTGGCTGACCGACACCCTCGACTTCACCCCGCCCACGTCCCGCCGCCCGATCGCCAAACCGTGCCTGGACTGGACCGAGCGCCGCTCCCACCTGGCCGGTGCCGCGGGCGCGCACATCTGCGCCAGCCTCCACGCCCACGGCTGGGTGAAGAAGATCGGCACGGGCCGGGCCGTGAAGGTCACGCCGGCAGGCGAGGAGGCCCTGCGCGACCTACTGGGCCTCGTCCCGCTGTAG
- a CDS encoding alginate lyase family protein, producing the protein MRGKSVFSVAVVLAAGLVTGPSPATAAPATFAHPGVLVSKGQLDFVRAKVNEGAQPWKAAYDQMMAHPFASLSRTPKPRAVVECGSYSNPNYGCTDEREDALAAYTLSLAWYITRDSRYATKAIQIMDAWSAVIQDHTNTNAPLQTAWAGSSWPRAAEIIKHVYGNWPNASRFATMLRNVYLPEIANGRPATNGNWELSMMEASLGIAVFLEDRAAYDKAVSIYRTRMPAYVYLTTDGDLPKPPPNSGIDTRAEIISYWQGQSTFVNGLSQETCRDFTHTGYGLAAAAHLAETARHQGQDLWSEVRERLRHAYGLHAKYQLGVEPVPSWLCGGTIKQALGPTTEVAFNALHTRLGIGMTNTQRLTEQQRPAGTDKLFIAWETLTHAANPS; encoded by the coding sequence ATGCGAGGGAAATCGGTGTTCTCGGTGGCCGTCGTCCTGGCGGCCGGACTGGTGACGGGACCGTCGCCCGCGACGGCGGCTCCCGCCACGTTCGCCCACCCCGGTGTCCTGGTGAGCAAAGGGCAGCTGGACTTCGTGCGCGCCAAGGTGAACGAGGGCGCGCAGCCGTGGAAAGCCGCGTACGACCAGATGATGGCCCACCCGTTCGCATCCCTGTCCCGCACGCCGAAACCCCGTGCGGTGGTGGAGTGCGGCTCCTACTCCAACCCCAACTACGGCTGCACGGACGAGCGCGAAGACGCCCTGGCGGCCTACACGCTGTCCCTGGCCTGGTACATCACCCGAGACAGCCGGTACGCCACCAAGGCCATCCAGATCATGGACGCGTGGTCCGCCGTCATCCAGGACCACACCAACACCAACGCACCCCTGCAAACCGCCTGGGCGGGCTCGTCGTGGCCGCGCGCGGCGGAGATCATCAAGCACGTCTACGGGAACTGGCCCAACGCATCACGCTTCGCCACCATGCTCCGCAACGTCTACCTGCCCGAGATCGCCAACGGCCGCCCCGCCACCAACGGCAACTGGGAACTGTCCATGATGGAGGCGTCCCTGGGCATCGCGGTGTTCCTGGAAGACCGGGCCGCGTACGACAAGGCGGTGTCCATCTACCGCACCCGGATGCCCGCGTACGTCTACCTGACCACCGACGGCGACCTGCCGAAGCCACCACCGAACAGCGGCATCGACACCCGCGCCGAGATCATCTCCTACTGGCAGGGCCAGAGCACCTTCGTCAACGGCCTCTCCCAGGAAACCTGCCGCGACTTCACCCACACCGGCTACGGCCTGGCCGCCGCCGCCCACCTCGCCGAAACCGCCCGCCACCAGGGCCAAGACCTGTGGTCCGAGGTCCGCGAACGCCTCCGCCACGCCTACGGCCTGCACGCCAAGTACCAACTGGGCGTCGAACCCGTGCCGTCGTGGCTGTGCGGCGGAACCATCAAACAGGCCCTCGGCCCGACCACGGAGGTCGCCTTCAACGCCCTCCACACCCGCCTGGGCATCGGCATGACGAACACCCAGCGCCTGACGGAACAACAACGCCCAGCCGGCACCGACAAGCTCTTCATCGCCTGGGAGACCCTGACCCACGCGGCAAACCCGAGCTGA
- a CDS encoding isocitrate lyase/PEP mutase family protein → MDHDVLLDPAYTVPAVPFGATGVAWLRAHVARFSEGADHERRRRLAEDLLSTVDMAVLERPGDPVAKLAAELGLPRDVVADVTTVARSYQPHSAVTPEADRAVERLVALCGARDEVAAARIGLLVQACDATNALIAGKNPPVPLTRRVAPSGELVEVPLADRPFGAGRHGCPARAHALALASGTFHRLHHGASPLVLPNAWDFASAAALVRAGFTAIGTTSLGVAAANGIPDAAGLAREETLTLARKLVRLPVPITVDIEAGFGDVRGVAEELAAMGVCGVNIEDGRGEALADPSEQAGLIAEFKAVAPHLFVNARVDTHWLHVDQESTISRALRYVDAGADGIFVPGLTPESEIAKVVAAVDVPVNVLAQHDIRTLAELGVKRVSTGSLLFRAAVGATVSTALAVRDGGAVGPVPTYDEVQALAD, encoded by the coding sequence ATGGACCACGACGTGCTGCTCGACCCCGCCTACACCGTTCCCGCCGTGCCGTTTGGCGCGACCGGCGTGGCTTGGCTGCGTGCCCATGTGGCGCGGTTCAGCGAAGGTGCCGACCACGAGCGTCGGCGTCGGCTGGCGGAGGATCTTCTGTCCACTGTGGACATGGCAGTGTTGGAGCGTCCGGGGGACCCGGTGGCGAAACTGGCCGCCGAGCTGGGGTTGCCGCGCGATGTCGTGGCGGACGTGACGACGGTGGCGCGGTCCTACCAGCCGCATTCTGCCGTCACCCCGGAGGCCGATCGCGCGGTGGAGCGGCTGGTCGCGTTGTGCGGTGCGCGGGACGAGGTGGCGGCGGCGCGGATCGGGTTGCTGGTGCAGGCTTGTGACGCCACGAACGCGTTGATCGCCGGCAAGAACCCTCCCGTGCCCCTGACCCGGCGGGTCGCGCCGTCCGGCGAACTGGTGGAGGTGCCGCTGGCGGACCGTCCGTTCGGGGCCGGGCGGCACGGGTGCCCGGCGCGGGCGCACGCCTTGGCGTTGGCTTCGGGGACGTTCCACCGGTTGCACCACGGCGCTTCGCCGTTGGTGCTGCCGAACGCGTGGGACTTCGCTTCGGCCGCGGCGTTGGTGCGGGCCGGGTTCACGGCGATCGGCACGACCAGCCTCGGTGTGGCGGCGGCGAACGGCATCCCCGACGCGGCCGGCCTGGCACGCGAGGAGACGTTGACGCTGGCGCGGAAACTGGTCCGGTTGCCGGTGCCGATCACCGTGGACATCGAGGCCGGGTTCGGCGACGTGCGCGGGGTGGCCGAAGAACTGGCGGCCATGGGGGTGTGCGGGGTCAACATCGAGGACGGGCGCGGGGAAGCACTGGCCGACCCATCGGAGCAGGCCGGGTTGATCGCGGAGTTCAAGGCCGTCGCCCCGCACCTCTTCGTCAACGCGCGGGTGGACACGCACTGGCTGCACGTCGACCAGGAGAGCACGATCTCGCGGGCGTTGCGGTACGTCGACGCGGGTGCGGACGGGATCTTCGTGCCGGGGCTGACGCCGGAGAGCGAGATCGCGAAGGTGGTGGCGGCGGTGGACGTGCCGGTGAACGTGTTGGCGCAGCACGACATCCGGACGTTGGCCGAGCTGGGGGTGAAGCGGGTGAGCACCGGGTCGCTGTTGTTCCGAGCGGCGGTGGGGGCGACTGTGTCCACGGCCCTCGCGGTGCGGGACGGTGGAGCGGTCGGCCCGGTGCCCACTTACGACGAAGTGCAGGCGTTGGCGGACTAG